GCACCGATGAACGACATGCTGGCGTCGCTAAGCCCGTCGGAGACGGCGGGCGTGCTGCTGACGTTCGACACGCACGAGGCTGAACCTTATGCCCGCTCTGACGAGGGACAGCAGTTCGCATTGCATTGCGTGCGGGGCAGCAAGGGTTCAGCGACGGTGCTCGACGTAGGCGCCGTCGATCCGGAGATCCCGCTCTACACGCTGGAGAAGGGCGTGTTCGCGATGTGGGAGGAAGCCGACGTAACGATCCGCAATGCGCGCGATCCAGGAGCTGACTTTGTGCCGCGCGATGAGTTCTTCGACCGCTTGCAGGCACAGGGAGTCGAAGAGATTGTCGCCATCGGCGTCGCTGCCGATTTCTGCGTCAGGTGGGCGGTTGAGGGCCTCATCGAGCGTGGCTTCAGGATCAGCGTCCCGGCGGCCCTTACACGCGGGATCGTGCGGCAGATCGACGCTGTCGCGGCGGAGGAAT
The window above is part of the Novosphingobium sp. 9U genome. Proteins encoded here:
- a CDS encoding cysteine hydrolase family protein, which encodes MINFVIVVDAQRDFMMPDGALYVAGAEALIAPMNDMLASLSPSETAGVLLTFDTHEAEPYARSDEGQQFALHCVRGSKGSATVLDVGAVDPEIPLYTLEKGVFAMWEEADVTIRNARDPGADFVPRDEFFDRLQAQGVEEIVAIGVAADFCVRWAVEGLIERGFRISVPAALTRGIVRQIDAVAAEEWSAAKVAIV